GGGCAGACAGGTGGGGTAGGGCAGGGAAATAGAGAAGAAGGCATGGCCAGGGCTGGACATGGAAGGGCGGATGCAGGGCCCAGGGTGGATTGCTCTCCAGACATGGCCCTCTGACCAGCACCCACCTGTTACCCACAGGATGTGGAGTCAGAGAATGTCAACGTGGTCAAGCGGCTCTTTAAGATCCAGAACCTCAATGCCAGCACCATCCGCACAGTGATGGTGGCTGACTGTAGCCGCTTTGATAGCCCGGACCTCCTGCTGGATGCTGGCGACCAGGCTGGGCTCCCCTGCCGAGTCTTTGACCTAGGTGGGGACACTGAAGAAGAGGCCACTGACCCGGGTTTGCACACCTCTGGTTCTGGCCATGTCAAGGGAGGTTTACGGCGTGTGTTCGATAGCGTCTTGGGTGGACACAGACATCTATGGAATTGTGCACTGGAGACCAAGGTGGCTGAGCTGCTGGCCCAGGGCCACACCAAGCCCCCAGAGTGTAATGACGCTAACACCAGGAATAAGTACCTCATCTTCACCACTGGCTGCCTCACGTACTCACCGCATCAGATCGGTAatggtgggcagggcagggctagGCCTGGGATGGTCACCAACCACTGTGTTGTTCCCCAGACCAGCAAGTCCATAGGCAAAGCTTGGCTCATGCATTGGGATACTGTTCTGCCTTGGCACACTTGATCCTGTGTAAGAGCGGTGAAAACCCAGGCAGGGGATTGGTCAGCAAGTGAGCGAGCACACAATTGTGCTTGAGTCTGAGTGTAGACAGTGTTCGTGGACTCTTAGGGCTGTTCTTGGATTGGGAGTGCCTTGGTGGTGATGTCCTTGCAGGCTCTGAATGACCCCTCACTCTGGTCTCCATGCAGGCATCAAGAAGATCCTGCCACACCAGATGACAACTGCAGGGCCTGTGCTGGGCGAGGGCCGGGGCTCTGATGCCTTCTTTGATGCACTGGACCATGTCATTGATGTGCATGGGCACATCATCGGCATGGGCCTGTCCCCTGATAACAGGTGGGCCTGGTGAGCCGGGGGGGCACCACAGCTGGCCCTGTATCTGATAGCGTGCTTGTACCTAAGATGTATCCTGTCCCTCGCTCAGGTACCTGTATGTGAATAGCCGTGCCTGGCCCCCTGGCTCAGTGGTAGCTGACCCCATGCAGCCACCACCCATTGCAGAGGAGATTGACTTGCTGGTGTTTGATCTCAAGACCATGCGAGAGGTGAAGCGAGCTCTTCGAGCGCACCGTGCCTACACACCCAATGATGAGTGCTTCTTCATCTTCTTGGATGTCAGCAGGGATTTTGTAGCCAGGTGTGGGCTCAGGTGGGCTCCAGGGCATGGGTGTGGGCTTCAGCAGGTGGGTGTGGGCTCACTCAGATGCTATCCCACAGTGGGGCTGAAGATCGGCATGGCTATATCTGGGACCGCCACTACAACATCTGCCTAGCCAAGCTGCAGCATGAGGATGTGGTCAACTCCGTGGCTTTTAGCCCCCAGGAGCAGGAGCTCTTGCTGACAGCCAGCGATGATGCCACTATCAAAGCCTGGCGTTCACCACGCATTGTTCGTGTTCTGCAGGCTCCACGCCCACGCCCACGCCCACGCCCCCGTCCCCGCCCCTTCTTCTCCTGGTTTGCCAGCCATAGGCGCTGAAGGCTTTGGTGATTGAGCCATTAGAACCTACTGGGGAAAAATAGTACCCTGTGGTTCTTTATTGCACTGGGGCAGAGTAGCTCATAGCAGCAATGCCTTAGGAGGGGCAGCCtgaccccaacacacacacacacacacacacacacacacacacacacacacaaaacctgctcACTCAGCCATAAGGCTTAGCACTAGGGTAGCCCTTGTTGGCAGCACCAGATCCCATGCTAGCCTCTTGGCTAGCTTGGGGTTCACGGGACATTGGAGCCCCTGTTCTTCACCTACCCTCTTCCCTTGGGTCGGCAGCTCACACAGGTCCAAGCTGACTTCTGCCTGGGTACCTTTCATATTCAGCCAAACCCACCCCCTTGGATGACTGCAGCGTACCCTGGGCGGCAGGCCACGGGCACTGGTCTCTGATAATTCGGTTTTTGCTACTGATGGAGTGGCCTGCAGTGGACTATGGGTGCTGCACGCTGCACTCATGAACTGTTTGGGCCTGAATAAACAGTTGGCAACAGCACATGCCATCTAGTCTGTTTGTAGCAAGGGGCCCCAGGCCTTGCTGGCCCATGTCGTCATGGTGATGTCTGCCTCTGGTTCTTCAGGAGACTGAAGAGTGAGCTGGTTCCGGTGCGGAGCCCTTTGACTTCAGGAATGCCTGTGCATGGCTGTGAGTGCTAATGGGTGCAGGAAGATGGACCAGCCCAGCCTGGACAAGCACCCAAAAGAGGGTTGGCTCCATCCTCAGGAGAGTTCCCAGGGCAGCGTGTAGTGATACAGATCTGTAATCCTTGCTcctcagggggctgaggcaggatgatggGGAGTTAAAAGCCTGCTAGGATACAGAACAAATCCAAGGTTGATCTAGGCAACTTGGTTAGACCCTGGCTTGAGAAAGTAAGAGGTATGGGAATTGTGGTTTGCGGTAATAGTGCTTGTCTGTCATGGCTTGAGTTCAATTCTTGGTGCCACCATAACAACCTCTGAAAATGTGTGAGGTCCCAGGGTGCAGGAGGGTAGCTCTAGGCCATCCTGGGCGCTTAGGAGCTTACATCATGCACCTGCACTTAAGGGTTCCATGCATGGTCCTGGCAGTAGGGAAGATTTGGGACTTTGACAGGGCCAGCCTCCAGAGTGACCACAGTGTGACTGGGCGAGCAGCCTGGTACAGTAGTGTCTCATTTAAAAACTTCTCTCCTACCAAGAACAGAAAACTTATCCAGGGCGAGTGAATAAACAAGGCAAGTGTCCTCCCAGGTCCAAGCTAGCAAGTGAGCAGGGACTGCTTCCCATCCTGCATCTGGCTGCACCAAGGGGATTAGGGCAGGACCCCAGGGACATGTGGCACCAGAGAAGCCAGGCCTCATCTGTGGCCCATTGCTGATGTTGGAGGGCAAGATGCAATAAGCATCCATCAGCATGAACAGTGGTGCCAGCAAGATGGGAGGATCCTCAGCTGGAAAGCACCAGGGCCTGGAGAGGATGTGAGGAGGACCAGTGGTGTGGAGGCTGTGCCAGGGCTCGGGGTggagcatttgtctagcatggTTCCCTCCCTAGGCCCAAAGGCAACAGCGTTAACCATGCTTCACAAGGTGAGCATGAACTGAATTCCAAGCCTGTAAGAATCTGTTCTTGCCCTATGAGAGCAGCCCACGTTTGTGTGCAAGTATACTTCTGAGGAGTTACAGCAAGTCCCAGAAAGGACTTCGGATTTGTCTAATCTAAAGTAAAAAGAGAACAGTAGTATCTGTAGAACAGAAGCAACACATTACACAAAACCAGATAGAAACCAAGGGCATGTAGGAATTTGAACTGTGTAAACTAACAGTAACAAACTACAAGTTCAGCCTTTTAAATGTTGGGCTTTACgcagggcaggcaagatggctcagtaggggagcctgccaccaagcctcagGATCCACACGTTGGAAGGAGGGAACCTCTTTTTGCCAGCCACAGGGTATGTGTCCCCATAGgaacaaaataatataactttATAGGAGGAGAGACGCTCACACCCCACCTCTAGCAGCTGGGGTGAGAGATTCAGGGTTTAACTCGGCACATTATACACATCCCTGTAAAAAGCAGCCCAGTGAGGACTCAGGAGGGACGgtctgacagacagacagtgctTAGGGCTACAGCTCCACAGATATGGCTCTTAAGTGATGGGTGCAATGGCTGACAGCCTGGAGACTGGCAGGGCAGGAGGCAGCCGTCAGCTGCCACTGTTCACTGTCGACTCCAGCCCTTGGCAGCCAGGGCCGAAGAGCAGGCCTGAGCACTGCCACGGGTGAGCTGCTCGGAAGGGCCCCATATCCGCAATGTCTCTGGCACCCTGGTGGTGCATGCAGACCGCTGCACTATCTTGCAGCTACAGTCCCAGGAAGGTGAGCTGTgttaccccccaccccatcttcttGCCATGTGAACCCTACTGTGGTTCAGTCAGGAAGGGCAaggcagggcagccagggttagaATTCCAAATACCTGGTTAAATGGCCAAATGAGAAGCGTGAAGGGGAACCTCAGAAGagtgaaaacaacaaacaaaccctcaaGTCTGTTGGTGGAGTTTAAGTACAGGTGTAATTGAACTGTGGGAGTTCTACATTGGACTTAAAGCTCAAAGTAACAACTCCTGAAAACTTGGTGTGTATttaatttttctcacatttttggGGGGGCACTGATGCAGTACTTCGGGGGCCAGAAGGCAacctgcaggagttggttctctttcaccttgtgggttctgaggaccaGCCACCTTAGATCATAAGCTTAGCAAGCTCCTTGCCTAATGAGCCTTCTCACTGGCCCTACAGTGCAAAAGAGAGATAGTAAAATTGTAATAAACTAAAGTACACTAAAATGTTCAAATAGCCATTCCATATTAGGTAGGAAAACCAGAGAACAGTGGAACACAAAATCTAAGCATATCAAATGTCATATAAAAAATAGCCtttcgagccgggcgtggtggcgcacgcctttaatcccagcactcgggaggcggaggcaggcagatttctgagtttgaggccagcctggtctacaaagtgagttccaggacagccagggctacacagaaaccctgtctcgaaaaacctaaaataataataataataataataataataataataataataataataataacctttcAAGTTTTTCTGTAACAGggtatcactgtgtagcccaggctagcctgaaacttgagGGCCCCCTGAGAGGTAGGATGGCAGATGTGAACCAGCACACACAATTCAAAACATATACTGTCTAAAACTGTGTGATGTGAGGCCTGGCAGCAAGCCTGGGCCTCCCTAAATAAAGCCTGCCAGCACAGCAGGTTAGAGGATGGACAAGTGCCACCCCAGAACCCAGGTCAGAACCATTACCACCCTAGGCCATCAGAGTCAGCGCATGGAGAGAGGCAGCACTGCCTGGGAACagtgctctgggggtgggggggagacttTTAGCCTCAGATGGACCAAAACTAAACTccccagggtggggaggcagccCAGTGACAGACAGCATCCAAGACagggctgctgctgctactgcagcATAGGACACTCCAGGAGGCACAAATAGGtgctgtgtttataaaaagatagaaggaatatgtttggtggatgtgtactcaggtgtgggggtagggggtgcctcccttccccctgaggtaccagccacacgcCGACAGTATAATATAGAataagagtttatttagggcgTGGAGAGGGAAgttgagaggggaggggagggagggagggaggaagggagagggagagggagagagagagagagacagacagacagacagtcagacagacagacagacagacagaggagttGAGGCTGGCCATAAACACGTGGAAGGGGGATGGCGAGAGGGCACAGGGAGCAAGAGAccaagagggagaggaggtggcaagcagccccttttaagGTGAGCTgacatacctggctgttgccaggtaactgggatGGAGCTTAGACAAAAGGTTAACAATAGAGTCCTCGGCTCTGGGGGTCAGCAGGGCCTGGACAGTTGTCCTTGCTTTCCTTGGCTTCTGGTGACTCAAACCCATCTTGGTTTGTGGCAGTTCTCCTGTCCTCACCCGGGTGTCTGTCCCTATAACCTATCATTTTtgctatgtgtgtctatgtcaaAAGCTCCATTTTTACAAAGACATTGGCCATAGTGGATTCGGAACAACTGATGACTTTTTTTAAAGTTGCTCATCATTCTAAGGGCCCTAGTTCCCATTCCGGGGCCTGGTTCTCAGGGGGTAGTGGAGGGTGTAGAATTCAGCTTCTGAAGATCAACTACCTGTATGGGACAGGTGTGCACAGGCAGAACTTCCTACCAACTCCAGGACATACCCTTCTACAGTACCCACAGAAAAATCTACCAACCCAGACCACAGCTTAGGTCACCAAGCAactctcagcctcccaagcttTTAATTTAAGGCTGAGCAGCCCTATGTCTTAGTCCACTCTACTGTTTTAACAAGACACCACAGCCTGAGCGGCTCACAAACAGCACACGTTTTACTTCCTACAATTCCAGAGGCGGAAAGCCCAAGACCAGGTGCACAAACCTAGGGCCTAATGAGGGCTGTTTCCTAGGTAACCGAAGGCCCTCTTCTGACCAAACTCACATGGTGGAGGGCTGGGTACACTTCTCCAGGCCCGCAAAGGCTCTATTTTCATAATCCAATCACCTCCAAATACTGTCTCTTTGGAGACATGTTTCTACATATGACTCTGTGTGAGTCAAAAATCTTTAGttctgctgggcggtggtggcgcacgccttttatcccagcacttgggaagcagaggcaggtggatttctgagttcgagacatgcctggtctacagagtgagttccaggacagccaggggtacacagagaaaccctgttttgaaaaaaaaaaaaaaaaaaaaaaaaactagacctgcctggcagtggtggctctgCGGGGTGGGGGTGACAGCCTCGGGAGCTCACACAGGTCTGTGGACTGCAGGTCCCCTAGGCAGGGGTTGTACCTGTCAGCCCTACCTACAGTTTTGGCAGCCCAAAGATTTCCAAGATTTCCCTAGGTACTGTCCTGATGGTCAGGAGGGTTTGCCCCTGTAAGGTCCAGTGCCCTTTACAGACTGCAGCATCCTATGACAGCCAGCTGGGGTCACTATGGCTCAGCTGCTGTATGATCAACACCATGGCCAGAGTCACCAATAACATATTTCATATGTTTCTAGGGCTACACTAGAGTCTCCCTGGTCACCCATGGATGGAAATCCAGGCCTTTCTGGTCAGTTTCTCTAaccctccctcccagttccaaCCATTATCCAGTTCTAAAgccacatccatgcacatacacatgttaaAAGCAAATCTAAAAGGCATCTGTGGCCAGGGTTatacagtgagacactgtttacacacaaaaccaaaacggAAACAACACCAAACCGCTtggcttggtggcacatacctggaatcccagccctcaaaaggcagaggcagacagattctGGAGCTTGAGGTCAACCTGCTCTACAtactctgtgagctccaggacggACAGGGCCACAAAAAGAATCCCTGCCTCAAAACAGGGTACCTGTGTCAGACATTGTGATACActcctttaactccagcatttaggaggcagatgtACCTGTGTCAGTCATTGCGATACACTCCTTTAAcaccagcatttaggaggcagatgtACCTGTGTCAGACATTACGATACActcctttaactccagcatttaggaggcagatgtACCTGTGTCAGACATTACGATACActcctttaactccagcatttaggaggcagatgaaggcagacctctatgagttcaaaggccagcctggtttacaaagcaagttccaggccagtcaaggttacatagtgagatcctgtctcaaaagagacaaCCAACTAAaggtatctatgtgtgtgtcaaGGAGTGACCTCCTGCTGCCTCCCGACAGTGAGCTTCTTAGCCTAGGTCCCGGCAGACTTCCTTTCCAGCAGCTCACTTGTGGCCACTCAGGACCACCACAGGTGCCAAGGGCCTGGGCAACTGGTTCAGCAACAGCACCTGTAGAAAGTGCCATACTCAGGGACACAGTGCCCCAGCACTCGGGCTTTCCAAGGCTGATCCTGGCCACTAGTCACCCACTCCACTCCCCTATTCATgggcaccaccccaccccaccccacccacctaccccaccccaccgCACCCCACTCCACCATTCAGCAGCATGCTCACTGGTAGCCTGGCTCCTCAAACTGTGCCGAGCTAGAGATCCAGCCAATCCCCACAGGGCAACATCAGGCCTCACTCATCCTGACCGCAGGGCTCTGTGGGGCTAGGCTGTGTAGTCTGACTCCCTGCCCCTTTACTCCCATCCCACAGAGCTTCCCTGATCCCCAAACTGTCACctgcacaaaacagaaaataagttgCAAACAGTTGTCTTCCCTACTCCCAACAAGTGAAGATATACagagaagacacctgatgtcaacttctggtttctacatgcacatacaccacttGTACCtacaaacacatatttaaaaaacaaaaccaggctggagagttggctcaatggttaagagcactgaccgctctcccagaggtcctgagttcaattcccagcaaccacatggtggctcacaaccatctgtaatggaatcagatgccctcttctggtgtgtctgaagacagctacaatgtactcacataaaataaataaatatgtaaaaaaaaaaaaaaaaaaaaaaaacaatgttcaaGCACACACAAAGTATTCTTGGTTGAGGGATGAAAGATTTTAGCTCGTTAACACTGTGAGCATATTGAATTGGTCTCAGCATAATTTCCTTCAGTTAgatgagtttttgtttctttgtttgttgagacagggtttctctgtgtagttccagctgtcctagaactctctgtatagaccaggctggccccacagtcacacatctgcctgcctgcacctcctgggtgcggggattaaaggcgcgcacgaCCTGGCTTAGATgagctctgtgagctcaaggctttGAAAAGTGACAGGTTGTAGCAGTAGCAGTGTGTGGTTacgagcaccgactgctcttccagaggtccggagttcaaatcccagcaaccccatggtggctcacaaccatctgtaatgggatctgatgtcctcttctggtgtgtctgaagacagctacagtgtccttacatacataaaatagaaccCCTCCCACTAACAAgtacataaaaacacacaatgGACAAGTCAGGCACAGCACGTCCAGTGTCTCTTGGCAGGACTGAGTGGCAGCAGCGCTGTGCTCAGGCAGTCACTAGGTAAAACAAGGTCACAGAGATTAAAGGCCTCCATGCACATGTCCTCTGGTCCCTGAGATGGGCAAGTGGCCAAGCGTGCAGGAGACAGAGTGGAGATGCTAAAGGGAATGAGACACATCTCAGGTGCCACGGGTGGGAAGTCGACAGCAGGATGGGATGAGATTTCATCATGACACTAAGAATTTACAACTTACGGATTGTACAACTTAAGATGTAtgaattgcttatttttaaaaacttttccatTTAATTACTTTTGGATCTCAGAATTAATCCGAACCCTATACCTTgtgcaaacaaataaacaatatacCCAACTGTCACATGAGAAACACCGTCATGACAAGAGATCACAAAAGAAAACTGTCATGATCTGATGTTAGCAGAGAATTTTGAAAGGATTAGGGAGATATTTCCGTTGGTAAAGCATTTacaaggcaagcataagaa
The DNA window shown above is from Mus pahari chromosome 3, PAHARI_EIJ_v1.1, whole genome shotgun sequence and carries:
- the Fbxw5 gene encoding F-box/WD repeat-containing protein 5 isoform X5; translated protein: MRPYNWSYTQFSQFNQDDSLLLASGVFLGPHNSSSGEIAVISLDSFALLSRVRNKPYDVFGCWLTETSLISGNLHRIGDITSCSVLWLNNAFQDVESENVNVVKRLFKIQNLNASTIRTVMVADCSRFDSPDLLLDAGDQAGLPCRVFDLGGDTEEEATDPGLHTSGSGHVKGGLRRVFDSVLGGHRHLWNCALETKVAELLAQGHTKPPECNDANTRNKYLIFTTGCLTYSPHQIGIKKILPHQMTTAGPVLGEGRGSDAFFDALDHVIDVHGHIIGMGLSPDNRYLYVNSRAWPPGSVVADPMQPPPIAEEIDLLVFDLKTMREVKRALRAHRAYTPNDECFFIFLDVSRDFVASGAEDRHGYIWDRHYNICLAKLQHEDVVNSVAFSPQEQELLLTASDDATIKAWRSPRIVRVLQAPRPRPRPRPRPRPFFSWFASHRR
- the Fbxw5 gene encoding F-box/WD repeat-containing protein 5 isoform X3, coding for MPLASRSPFSEERQPWPEVLWHQGPSGQNVTMDEGGLPLLPDSLVYQIFLSLGPADVLAAGLVCRQWQAVSRDEFLWREQFYRYYQVARDVPRHPAATSWYEEFRRLYDMVPCVEVQTLKEHTDQVLHLSFSHSGYQFASCSKDCTVKIWNNDLTISLQHSADMRPYNWSYTQFSQFNQDDSLLLASGVFLGPHNSSSGEIAVISLDSFALLSRVRNKPYDVFGCWLTETSLISGNLHRIGDITSCSVLWLNNAFQDVESENVNVVKRLFKIQNLNASTIRTVMVADCSRFDSPDLLLDAGDQAGLPCRVFDLGIKKILPHQMTTAGPVLGEGRGSDAFFDALDHVIDVHGHIIGMGLSPDNRYLYVNSRAWPPGSVVADPMQPPPIAEEIDLLVFDLKTMREVKRALRAHRAYTPNDECFFIFLDVSRDFVASGAEDRHGYIWDRHYNICLAKLQHEDVVNSVAFSPQEQELLLTASDDATIKAWRSPRIVRVLQAPRPRPRPRPRPRPFFSWFASHRR
- the Fbxw5 gene encoding F-box/WD repeat-containing protein 5 isoform X4, giving the protein MYWLLGWYAANGRLYPGMSSYGGSSSTATTRWLEMCPATQIWNNDLTISLQHSADMRPYNWSYTQFSQFNQDDSLLLASGVFLGPHNSSSGEIAVISLDSFALLSRVRNKPYDVFGCWLTETSLISGNLHRIGDITSCSVLWLNNAFQDVESENVNVVKRLFKIQNLNASTIRTVMVADCSRFDSPDLLLDAGDQAGLPCRVFDLGGDTEEEATDPGLHTSGSGHVKGGLRRVFDSVLGGHRHLWNCALETKVAELLAQGHTKPPECNDANTRNKYLIFTTGCLTYSPHQIGIKKILPHQMTTAGPVLGEGRGSDAFFDALDHVIDVHGHIIGMGLSPDNRYLYVNSRAWPPGSVVADPMQPPPIAEEIDLLVFDLKTMREVKRALRAHRAYTPNDECFFIFLDVSRDFVASGAEDRHGYIWDRHYNICLAKLQHEDVVNSVAFSPQEQELLLTASDDATIKAWRSPRIVRVLQAPRPRPRPRPRPRPFFSWFASHRR
- the Fbxw5 gene encoding F-box/WD repeat-containing protein 5 isoform X2, giving the protein MPLASRSPFSEERQPWPEVLWHQGPSGQNVTMDEGGLPLLPDSLVYQIFLSLGPADVLAAGLVCRQWQAVSRDEFLWREQFYRYYQVARDVPRHPAATSWYEEFRRLYDMVPCVEVQTLKEHTDQVLHLSFSHSGYQFASCSKDCTVKIWNNDLTISLQHSADMRPYNWSYTQFSQFNQDDSLLLASGVFLGPHNSSSGEIAVISLDSFALLSRVRNKPYDVFGCWLTETSLISGNLHRIGDITSCSVLWLNNAFQDVESENVNVVKRLFKIQNLNASTIRTVMVADCSRFDSPDLLLDAGDQAGLPCRVFDLGGDTEEEATDPGLHTSGSGHVKGGLRRVFDSVLGGHRHLWNCALETKVAELLAQGHTKPPECNDANTRNKYLIFTTGCLTYSPHQIGIKKILPHQMTTAGPVLGEGRGSDAFFDALDHVIDVHGHIIGMGLSPDNRYLYVNSRAWPPGSVVADPMQPPPIAEEIDLLVFDLKTMREVKRALRAHRAYTPNDECFFIFLDVSRDFVASGAEDRHGYIWDRHYNICLAKLQHEDVVNSVAFSPQEQELLLTASDDATIKAWRSPRIVRVLQAPRPRPRPRPRPRPFFSWFASHRR
- the Fbxw5 gene encoding F-box/WD repeat-containing protein 5 isoform X1, giving the protein MPRGSQRRAWRLHKDAEAETRAAAEAGAQRSGQRHRGPSGQNVTMDEGGLPLLPDSLVYQIFLSLGPADVLAAGLVCRQWQAVSRDEFLWREQFYRYYQVARDVPRHPAATSWYEEFRRLYDMVPCVEVQTLKEHTDQVLHLSFSHSGYQFASCSKDCTVKIWNNDLTISLQHSADMRPYNWSYTQFSQFNQDDSLLLASGVFLGPHNSSSGEIAVISLDSFALLSRVRNKPYDVFGCWLTETSLISGNLHRIGDITSCSVLWLNNAFQDVESENVNVVKRLFKIQNLNASTIRTVMVADCSRFDSPDLLLDAGDQAGLPCRVFDLGGDTEEEATDPGLHTSGSGHVKGGLRRVFDSVLGGHRHLWNCALETKVAELLAQGHTKPPECNDANTRNKYLIFTTGCLTYSPHQIGIKKILPHQMTTAGPVLGEGRGSDAFFDALDHVIDVHGHIIGMGLSPDNRYLYVNSRAWPPGSVVADPMQPPPIAEEIDLLVFDLKTMREVKRALRAHRAYTPNDECFFIFLDVSRDFVASGAEDRHGYIWDRHYNICLAKLQHEDVVNSVAFSPQEQELLLTASDDATIKAWRSPRIVRVLQAPRPRPRPRPRPRPFFSWFASHRR